From Klebsiella electrica, the proteins below share one genomic window:
- the csy1 gene encoding type I-F CRISPR-associated protein Csy1: MDEGALIAALRNYIAGRRQAKLEAFDKAAAKRSDADSATLAAERRELELRYEPKAWLTDAAKRAGQINLVTHAAKFTHGDSKSSSIFSEAVAQEGYLSSATMSGLEPDAVGNAAALDVAKLLQMRIENGDSLLASLKRDDRSPLAAFTDDAAELAEWVSGFSRAFTPGEPASHKLAKQGYFPVGDDYRLLSPLFATSLAHAVHQRMIALRFGDDVKAIWKARREKTWHPTPLTLFPDAAEMHFGGTKPQNISYLNSVRGGRTWLLSCQPPQWKRAEKKPTNLRSVFTFGGQFDRRANGKLQLLVSLLTRTGDYTSFRIREARDEYIDALIDLLFDVVSDLQRETWQNWTLDCPELKAHQQLWLDPWRTKTDEAFRLERDKDDWQAKVAEDFALWLNARLRKALPDVGAVEKHEWETRERLRTNLREMEKIIQEALK, translated from the coding sequence ATGGATGAAGGGGCTTTGATAGCGGCGCTTCGAAATTATATTGCCGGACGACGGCAAGCAAAGCTGGAAGCATTCGATAAAGCAGCCGCAAAGCGCAGTGATGCAGATAGCGCGACGCTTGCGGCAGAACGCCGGGAACTGGAGCTTCGCTATGAACCGAAAGCATGGCTGACAGATGCAGCAAAGCGAGCCGGGCAGATTAACCTCGTGACCCATGCGGCGAAATTTACCCACGGGGATTCAAAAAGTAGCAGTATCTTCAGCGAGGCCGTGGCGCAGGAAGGTTATCTGAGCAGCGCGACGATGTCAGGTCTGGAACCGGATGCGGTTGGCAACGCCGCGGCGCTGGATGTGGCGAAACTGCTGCAAATGCGTATTGAAAACGGTGATTCTCTTCTTGCCTCTCTGAAGCGCGACGATCGCAGCCCTCTGGCTGCTTTTACCGACGATGCCGCTGAACTGGCTGAGTGGGTTTCAGGGTTTTCCCGCGCATTTACGCCGGGAGAACCGGCTTCCCACAAACTGGCGAAGCAGGGCTATTTCCCTGTGGGGGACGATTATCGTCTTTTAAGCCCGCTCTTTGCCACCTCACTTGCCCATGCTGTGCACCAGAGAATGATCGCCTTAAGATTTGGCGATGACGTTAAGGCTATCTGGAAAGCACGTCGTGAGAAAACCTGGCACCCCACACCGCTCACGTTATTCCCGGATGCAGCGGAAATGCATTTTGGCGGCACTAAGCCGCAGAATATTTCGTATCTCAATAGCGTCCGTGGCGGGCGTACCTGGCTGCTTTCCTGCCAGCCGCCGCAGTGGAAAAGGGCGGAAAAAAAACCAACGAATTTACGCTCGGTGTTCACTTTTGGCGGCCAGTTTGACCGACGCGCCAACGGCAAACTGCAGTTACTGGTGTCATTGCTGACAAGAACCGGTGATTACACCAGTTTTCGTATTCGTGAAGCACGCGATGAATATATCGACGCGCTGATCGATCTGCTGTTTGATGTGGTGTCTGACCTCCAGCGTGAGACGTGGCAAAACTGGACGCTCGACTGTCCTGAACTGAAGGCGCACCAGCAGCTCTGGCTCGATCCGTGGCGGACAAAAACCGACGAAGCGTTTCGTCTGGAGCGAGATAAAGATGACTGGCAGGCAAAGGTGGCGGAAGATTTCGCCCTCTGGCTGAACGCGCGTCTGCGTAAGGCGCTGCCTGACGTTGGCGCGGTGGAAAAACATGAGTGGGAAACCCGCGAACGTTTACGCACCAACCTGCGTGAGATGGAAAAAATCATTCAGGAGGCGCTGAAATGA
- the csy2 gene encoding type I-F CRISPR-associated protein Csy2 — translation MSSLILLRRIKVENANAVAGLTYGFPAITHFLGFAHALSRRLTQTHGLRIDGCAVVSHEHQIHAHISGRDYQFALTRNPLTREAKTASFNEEGRMHLTVSLLLECHGEIPNGEYGQRELADYLAQVCPTFRLAGGIIVSIEGISVMPMPATGREMYRLQWQLMPGFALRDRSSWLCEHHQMLLENDPAATLLDAWLDFAALKIQAETPEDKGIQEGDPAEWRHVPKPKPGFLVPLMTGYQRISELYAPGVVVNARDAQTPFAFTEAVYAIGEWCGLHRIQSLDDIFWRYHTTETGYYCQGAGAPLAPEHLK, via the coding sequence ATGAGTTCGCTAATCCTTCTTCGCCGTATAAAAGTGGAAAATGCCAATGCGGTGGCTGGCCTGACGTACGGTTTTCCCGCTATCACCCATTTCCTGGGTTTTGCGCATGCGTTGTCGCGCAGGCTGACGCAAACCCATGGGCTGCGAATCGACGGGTGCGCAGTGGTCAGCCACGAGCATCAGATCCACGCCCATATATCGGGCCGCGATTACCAATTTGCCCTTACCCGCAACCCTCTTACGCGTGAAGCCAAAACCGCCTCTTTTAACGAAGAGGGGCGTATGCATCTGACGGTATCGCTTCTTCTCGAATGCCACGGTGAAATCCCAAATGGTGAATACGGCCAGCGTGAGCTTGCAGATTATCTGGCGCAGGTGTGTCCAACGTTCAGGCTGGCAGGCGGGATAATCGTCTCCATTGAAGGCATTTCCGTCATGCCGATGCCGGCAACCGGGCGCGAAATGTATCGTCTGCAGTGGCAGCTGATGCCGGGTTTTGCGTTGCGCGATCGCAGCAGCTGGCTTTGCGAACATCACCAGATGCTTCTGGAAAACGATCCTGCCGCGACGTTGCTTGATGCATGGCTCGACTTTGCCGCGCTGAAAATACAGGCCGAAACCCCGGAAGATAAAGGCATTCAGGAAGGCGATCCTGCGGAGTGGCGGCATGTTCCCAAACCTAAGCCCGGCTTTCTGGTTCCCCTCATGACCGGGTACCAGCGGATCTCCGAACTCTATGCCCCAGGGGTAGTGGTTAATGCTCGCGATGCGCAGACGCCGTTTGCGTTCACGGAAGCGGTTTACGCGATTGGCGAATGGTGCGGGCTGCACCGGATCCAATCACTGGATGATATTTTCTGGCGTTATCACACGACAGAAACAGGCTACTACTGCCAGGGCGCGGGCGCGCCATTGGCACCAGAACATCTCAAATAA
- the csy3 gene encoding type I-F CRISPR-associated protein Csy3: MAKAPTAVKTASVLAFERKLATSDAVMYSGRWQGNEWQPVRVQEKAVRGTISNRLKNALTSDPAKLDAEIQKANLQRVDVAALSAEADTLLVKFSLRVLGNLSTPSVCNDRDYQDALRQVIDGYIRENGFAELARRYATNLANGRFLWRNRVGAEKIVVKVTGSKEWTFDAHEYGLRDFSASDKSLDELAREIEKGLSGEGFVLLNVEAQVFLGAGQEVFPSQELVLDSNSSKSRLLYQVDDIAGMHSQKIGNALRTIDTWHPEADELGAIAVEPYGSVTSRGVACRQPREKMDFYTLLDNWVTKGQTPDKKQQHYVMAVLIRGGVFGEKSE; this comes from the coding sequence ATGGCAAAGGCTCCAACTGCCGTTAAAACGGCTTCTGTACTGGCATTTGAACGTAAACTGGCCACCTCGGATGCGGTGATGTACTCTGGGCGTTGGCAGGGAAATGAGTGGCAGCCCGTTCGTGTTCAGGAAAAAGCGGTGCGTGGCACAATCTCTAACCGCCTGAAAAATGCGCTCACCAGCGATCCGGCGAAGCTGGATGCTGAGATCCAGAAAGCGAACCTGCAGCGGGTGGATGTGGCGGCGCTCTCCGCGGAAGCAGATACCCTGCTGGTTAAGTTTTCCCTGCGCGTGCTGGGGAATTTGTCCACCCCCTCTGTGTGTAACGACCGTGATTATCAGGATGCGCTTCGGCAGGTGATCGATGGTTATATCCGCGAAAATGGTTTTGCCGAACTGGCACGCCGCTATGCCACCAATCTGGCTAACGGGCGCTTTTTATGGCGTAACCGCGTAGGCGCTGAAAAAATTGTTGTTAAGGTCACTGGCAGCAAGGAATGGACGTTTGACGCGCACGAATATGGTTTACGTGATTTTTCTGCCAGCGATAAGTCGCTCGACGAACTGGCCCGGGAAATTGAAAAAGGCCTCAGCGGAGAAGGATTTGTCCTCCTCAATGTAGAAGCACAGGTGTTCCTGGGCGCGGGGCAAGAGGTTTTCCCATCGCAGGAGCTGGTGCTGGACAGTAACAGCAGCAAAAGCCGCCTGTTATATCAGGTAGATGATATCGCGGGCATGCACTCGCAGAAGATTGGCAATGCGCTTCGCACGATCGATACCTGGCATCCTGAGGCTGACGAACTTGGCGCGATAGCCGTTGAGCCATATGGTTCTGTCACCAGTCGCGGCGTGGCCTGTCGTCAGCCGAGAGAGAAAATGGATTTTTACACTCTCCTTGATAACTGGGTCACCAAAGGGCAGACGCCGGACAAAAAGCAGCAGCACTACGTTATGGCTGTATTGATCCGCGGCGGCGTGTTCGGCGAGAAGAGCGAGTAA
- the cas6f gene encoding type I-F CRISPR-associated endoribonuclease Cas6/Csy4 — MDHYLEIRVLPDPEFSEEMLMAALVARLHRALGRRGKGDIGVSFPSHHIKPGAVLRLHGQHRALNELESTGWRKGLNDYCLCSQVQPVPEAASWRCVSRVQVKSSPERLLRRSVRKGWLTEEEAQKLMATMEEERTDLPWLNLRSLSSGQSFRLFIRHGDLLPAPVAGLFSTYGLSATATVPWF; from the coding sequence ATGGATCACTATCTGGAGATCCGCGTGCTACCTGACCCGGAGTTCAGCGAGGAGATGCTGATGGCGGCACTGGTTGCCAGGCTGCATCGCGCTCTGGGGAGGCGAGGAAAGGGCGATATTGGCGTGAGCTTTCCGTCACATCATATCAAGCCCGGCGCTGTCTTGCGTCTGCACGGCCAACACCGGGCCTTAAATGAACTTGAGTCAACGGGATGGCGAAAAGGGTTGAATGATTACTGCCTGTGTTCGCAGGTACAGCCCGTGCCGGAGGCGGCAAGCTGGCGCTGCGTCAGCCGCGTTCAGGTAAAAAGCAGCCCGGAGCGGCTTTTACGACGCTCGGTCAGAAAGGGGTGGTTAACCGAAGAAGAGGCGCAGAAACTCATGGCGACGATGGAAGAAGAACGGACTGATTTGCCGTGGCTGAATTTGCGCAGCCTCTCTTCGGGCCAATCGTTCCGGCTGTTTATTCGTCATGGCGATTTACTCCCGGCACCCGTTGCGGGACTGTTTTCAACCTATGGGCTAAGCGCGACCGCCACCGTTCCCTGGTTTTGA
- a CDS encoding RES family NAD+ phosphorylase: MIFYRLVMGRYASEAWSGSGANQYGGRWNHKGHPAVYVSASISLASLEILVHVKKDAVLNQYQLFSIDIPDDQIEYLDQHWLPEDWQENPAPVSTMDLGTGWLQATSALALVLPSCIIPYENNAIINPLHPAFHQALASVQQYPFVFDTRLAEKTAS; this comes from the coding sequence ATGATTTTTTATCGCCTGGTGATGGGGCGGTACGCCAGCGAGGCCTGGAGTGGAAGCGGTGCAAACCAGTATGGCGGCCGCTGGAATCATAAGGGCCATCCTGCCGTATATGTGTCCGCATCCATCTCGCTGGCCTCACTCGAAATACTGGTGCACGTAAAAAAAGACGCGGTGCTTAATCAGTACCAGCTTTTCAGTATCGACATTCCAGATGACCAGATTGAATATCTGGATCAACACTGGTTACCCGAAGACTGGCAGGAAAACCCGGCTCCGGTATCCACCATGGATTTAGGGACTGGCTGGTTACAGGCCACCAGCGCGCTGGCGTTAGTACTGCCTTCGTGCATCATCCCTTATGAAAACAACGCAATTATTAACCCGTTGCATCCTGCGTTTCATCAGGCGCTCGCCTCCGTTCAGCAGTACCCTTTTGTTTTTGATACCCGTCTGGCAGAAAAAACCGCATCCTGA
- the parS gene encoding type II RES/Xre toxin-antitoxin system antitoxin → MRTWVPEQKPADNALWRYAGLPANRGMRLIEFLNQGLPVSVLDNIHEWTEMSKADILRVTGINERNVARRKSAGRTLTPDESERVARFVRVLDAAVDYFGSKDEAWNWLQSPVRGLGNVAPVDLIATETGALEVTDLIGRLEHGVFA, encoded by the coding sequence ATGAGAACATGGGTTCCCGAGCAGAAGCCTGCTGACAACGCGCTCTGGCGCTATGCCGGTTTGCCTGCAAATCGGGGAATGCGGCTGATCGAATTTCTCAATCAGGGGCTACCAGTCAGCGTACTCGATAATATTCATGAATGGACCGAGATGTCTAAAGCGGACATTCTTCGCGTAACGGGCATTAATGAGCGCAACGTTGCTCGTCGCAAAAGCGCGGGGCGAACCCTCACTCCCGATGAAAGTGAGCGGGTAGCACGCTTCGTTCGGGTGCTCGACGCCGCCGTTGATTATTTCGGCAGCAAAGATGAAGCCTGGAACTGGCTACAATCCCCGGTACGTGGGCTGGGCAATGTTGCTCCGGTCGATCTCATTGCAACTGAGACTGGCGCACTTGAGGTAACCGATTTAATTGGCCGCCTGGAGCACGGAGTGTTTGCATGA